In a genomic window of Brassica rapa cultivar Chiifu-401-42 chromosome A10, CAAS_Brap_v3.01, whole genome shotgun sequence:
- the LOC103844576 gene encoding uncharacterized protein LOC103844576 — translation MEGEVAQKNTRGSWSLLRPFQMISISLLSLLVPLSFLFLSRLSLSSVPVTVSRVSSFLHQADVGVLYTILSLIIVSTLVNNLSGKPECSLLHSHLYICWIVLFLVQACVAFGIEGIMSTTTPTNPDENLFLASQERWVLVRVMFFLGLHEVMMMWFRVVVKPVVDDTVFGVYGEEERWSERAVVAVTFGLMWWWRLRDEVESLVVVAEVKCKLLASLDGFDFLNWWMYYICVVIGMVKIFKGVSYFVNMFILTIKRSRKGCESCVVVDVDHV, via the coding sequence ATGGAAGGCGAAGTAGCACAGAAGAACACAAGAGGCAGCTGGTCACTGCTTCGACCATTTCAAATGATATCCATTAGTCTTCTTAGCCTCCTCGTCCCTCTCTCCTTCCTCTTCCTTTcacgtctctctctctcctcagtTCCCGTCACCGTCTCCCGCGTATCCTCATTTCTCCATCAAGCCGATGTCGGAGTCTTATACACAATCTTATCTCTCATCATCGTCTCCACTTTAGTCAACAACCTCTCAGGAAAACCAGAATGCTCTCTTTTGCATTCCCATCTCTACATCTGCTGGATCGTTCTCTTCCTCGTCCAAGCTTGTGTCGCCTTCGGAATCGAAGGAATCATGAGCACCACCACGCCAACAAATCCAGACGAAAACTTATTTCTTGCATCACAAGAAAGGTGGGTCTTGGTTAGGGTTATGTTCTTTTTAGGGCTACACGAAGTGATGATGATGTGGTTTAGAGTGGTGGTTAAGCCGGTGGTCGACGACACCGTTTTTGGGGTTTACGGGGAGGAGGAGAGATGGTCGGAGAGAGCGGTCGTTGCGGTGACTTTTGGTTTAATGTGGTGGTGGAGGCTAAGAGACGAGGTAGAAAGTTTGGTGGTGGTTGCAGAGGTTAAATGTAAGCTTCTGGCTAGTTTGGATGGTTTTGACTTTTTGAACTGGTGGATGTATTACATATGTGTTGTGATTGGTATGGTGAAGATCTTCAAAGGTGTTTCGTATTTCGTGAATATGTTCATTTTGACCATTAAGAGGTCGAGGAAAGGATGTGAATcttgtgttgttgttgatgttgATCATGTGTAA
- the LOC103844718 gene encoding histone-lysine N-methyltransferase MEDEA produces MEKKRRKDGKELLPDLNEVKAQIGKERFDHINNKFKSRVLPSVTAHAAHNHLLPLTRHNGKRNNETAIKMLSSRMEPLVHHFNENDDISYEEVTFKIPDEEVTKLISVKQLPRSLTWVFTDSNQLMAASESVIGKKQFHYVDGEAVELSPDKKKYEDAKKQKMEFSKEVDRFIWKIGQKYSLDDLVVQRTLSKFLELKVSDILERYNKLKNDGDIGEISDKSKFISVPATADKHFCRRCLIFDCHLHEEYQPLPRENKSNLFEREDAEKQCSKHCYLKPRSFIEADHVVDNDNSISNDKGNNVVTGTNTETWSPVDKNLYLQGVEIFGRNSCLITRNLLSGHKTCLEVYNYMREQDQTPEIDNQVNKEISRKKTKFARKRAKLKKHVCYPPAIKNSAKELNKEYKQYTPCTCEPVCGDQCPCLTSGNVCEKYCGCLKTCKNRFGGCNCAKGQCSNRQCPCFSISRECDPDICRSCSLSCGDGSLGEASQPIQCMNMRFLLKKHKKILLAMSDVHGWGAFTRHSLKKNEFLGEYTGELVSYEEAEERGRAERKNGFSYLFTLNDKICIDARRKGNKLKFLNHSSKPNCYAKLMVVRGDHRIGLFADKNIGEGEELFFHYCYGPGHADWSQ; encoded by the exons ATGGAGAAG AAAAGGCGTAAAGATGGCAAGGAGTTGCTACCCGACTTGAATGAGGTCAAAGCGCAAATCGGAAAAGAAAGATTTGATCATATTAAT AATAAATTCAAGTCGAGAGTCTTACCGAGTGTGACTGCTCATGCTGCCCATAATCATTTGCTTCCCTTAACCCGGCACAATGGAAAGCGTAACAACGAAACAGCCATCAAAATGCTTTCTTCGAGAATGGAACCTCTAGTCCATCATttcaatgaaaatgatgatatttcttATGAAGAAGTTACATTTAAAATTCCTGATGAAGAGGTTACCAAGCTTATATCTGTTAAACAGCTACCTCGATCCCTTACCTGGGTTTTCACGGATAG TAATCAGCTAATGGCTGCAAGTGAGTCTGTGATTGGTAAGAAACAATTCCATTATGTGGATGGTGAGGCAGTGGAATTGAGTCCTGACAAGAAAAAGTATGAAGACgccaagaaacaaaaaatggaGTTTTCCAAAGAGGTTGATCGGTTTATATG GAAGATTGGTCAGAAATATAGtctggatgatctggtggtgcAGAGGACTCTATCCAAGTTCCTTGAACTGAAGGTTTCAGATATTTTG GAGAGATACAATAAGCTTAAGAATGATGGAGATATTGGTGAAATTTCTGACAAAAGCAAATTTATTTCTGTTCCGGCAACTGCTGATAAGCACTTTTGCCGTCGTTGCTTG ATATTCGACTGTCATCTTCATGAAGAATATCAGCCTCTGCCT AGAGAAAACAAATCTAATTTGTTTGAGAGGGAAGATGCTGAAAAACAATGCAGTAAGCATTGTTACCTTAAG CCAAGGAGTTTCATAGAAGCTGATCATGTGGTGGATAATGATAACTCTATATCAAACGATAAAGGGAATAATGTGGTCACAGGTACAAACACAGAAACT TGGAGCCCTGTAGACAAGAATCTTTACTTGCAAGGAGTTGAAATCTTTGGGAGAAACag TTGTCTTATTACAAGAAACTTACTTTCCGGACATAAGACGTGTTTAGAGGTTTACAATTACATGCGGGAGCAAGATCAAACTCCAGAAATAGACAATCAG GTTAATAAAGAGATATCTCGGAAAAAAACTAAGTTTGCCAGAAAAAGAGCCAAACTCAAAAAACATGTTTGTTATCCACCTGCTATAAAAAATTCAGCTAAGGAATTAAATAAGGAGTATAAGCAGTACACACCATGCACTTGCGAACCAGTATGTGGAGATCAATGCCCTTGTTTAACTAGCGGAAATGTCTGTGAGAAGTATTGCGG GTGTCTAAAGACATGCAAGAATCGTTTTGGGGGATGTAACTGTGCAAAGGGTCAATGCAGTAACCGACAATGTCCTTGCTTTTCTATTTCTCGTGAATGCGATCCAGATATTTGTCGCAGTTGTTCGCTTAG CTGTGGAGATGGCTCTCTCGGTGAGGCATCACAGCCAATCCAATGCATGAACATGCGATTCCTCCTTAAGAAACACAAGAAG ATTCTCCTTGCAATGTCTGATGTTCATGGATGGGGTGCATTTACACGG CACTCTCTAAAGAAAAACGAGTTTCTCGGAGAATATACTGGCGAATTGGTTTCTTATGAGGAAGCAGAGGAACGTGGGAGAGCAGAAAGAAAGAATGGTTTTTCCTATCTCTTTACCTTGAATGATAAG ATCTGCATTGATGCTCGCCGTAAAGGGAACAAGCTTAAATTTCTCAATCACTCATCAAAGCCAAACTGCTACGCCAAG TTGATGGTCGTCAGAGGAGATCATAGGATTGGTTTGTTTGCGGATAAAAATATCGGGGAAGGTGAGGAGCTTTTCTTCCACTATTGCTATGGACCAGGACATGCGGATTGGTCTCAATAG
- the LOC103844575 gene encoding uncharacterized protein LOC103844575, whose protein sequence is MGDVVIFIEDTDMNSSFSRCRICHEEEEAESYFEAPCSCSGTVKFAHRDCIQRWCDEKGNTICEICLQDYKPGYTTTSRPSRLVEATATTRTRRQYGGRRNRRLVDRTESEFPECNSEANRGDSCCRYLALILSVVLLIKNAFDVVYGTDEYPFTIFTLLTLKAIGILLPMLVIIQTIAAVQSSLRRQFIESEEDTLSSEDDDGLEEEEQQQHLA, encoded by the exons ATGGGAGATGTGGTAATATTCATCGAAGATACAGATATGAATTCGAGTTTCTCTCGCTGCAGAATTTgtcacgaagaagaagaagcagagagcTACTTTGAAGCTCCTTGTTCTTGCTCAGGCACCGTCAAG TTCGCTCACAGAGATTGCATACAACGATGGTGCGATGAGAAAGGAAACACGATTTGTGAAATATGTCTCCag GATTATAAACCTGGATACACCACAACTTCAAGACCATCTCGTTTAGTTGAAGCAACAGCCACGACCAG GACGAGGAGACAAtatggaggaagaagaaatagaaGATTAGTGGACAGAACTGAATCAGAATTTCCAGAATGCAACTCTGAAGCTAACAGAGGCGATTCTTGTTGTAGATACTTGGCTCTCATT CTATCGGTGGTTTTGTTGATAAAGAATGCGTTTGATGTGGTTTACGGAACCGACGAGTATCCCTTCACGATTTTCACG CTATTAACACTGAAGGCCATTGGTATACTATTGCCAATGCTCGTAATCATTCAGACTATCGCAGCTGTTCAGAGCAGTCTCCGACGTCAGTTTATC gaatctgaagaagatacgTTAAGctctgaagatgatgatggcTTGGAGGAGGAAGAGCAACAGCAACATTTGGCTTGA